Proteins from a single region of Thermogemmata fonticola:
- the polA gene encoding DNA polymerase I, whose product MAQTGKPAEKTAAGTMYLLDTHGLIYQMFYGVGPMTAPDGRPTNAVFGVTRTLIRFYEQGADYLLAAMDSAEPTFREAIDPNYKAHRPPPPPDLLLQEPIIYQILEAMHIPQLRYPGYEADDILATVATQAQERGLHVFLCTADKDCRQLISEHIQILHLRRKGEEEIIDAATLEREWGIRPEQVIDYLALTGDPSDNVPGVPGVGPKTAARWLQQFGTLENILAHLDELPGSPKLRAALRQAAEDGTLQRSRQLVTLDRHVPLQCDWAQWRRQRWDYPRLLDIFHELGFRTLAERVRKMLAAEASAASSPAAASASPPAGRTQPVLFETPATEDTPRPSPAASSASGKKTTKRAHRQTAAASQGELFPEAEELPPPIPGDTWSYADYHLVHTPQQFQRFLRLLRSQSRFALDLETRGLDPLSDPIVGYAICWQAGQAYYLPVQAPPGEAHLPADKVREALRPILEDPAIAKVNHNIKFDLEVLWANGVRLAGIAGDSMLAHYLLQPGARSHGLDELSEQYLHHRNIPLSALIHTGGKKSGKPPTLDRVPAAQVRDYACEDADAAWRLTELLEGQLRQQGLDRLYTELEIPLITVLADMELTGICLDVPFLQSLSVAMAEELAQLEAEIHQLAGHSFSINSLRELQKVLYEELKLPVYRRTGIKNEPSTDQETLERLAAEGHVLPKKLIEYRQLAKLKNTYVDVLPQLVHPRTGRIHTSFHQTATETGRLSSSDPNVQNIPARSERGAQLRKAFLPRPGWQLISADYSQIELRLLAHFSGDPTLRRAFAEGLDVHAAVAAEIFHVPIEQVSKQQRAMAKTVNFGVIYGMSAAGLSNRLSIPREQAQAFIDAYFQRYPRVLEYQKRVLEQAHTTGTVTTLLGRKRHFHPDAIRPDSDYRQRSPAEREAINMPIQGTAADLLKTAMVAVYRQLQERGWQAKLLLTVHDELVLEAPPQEVPAVAEMVRHQMSTALPLEVPLQVDVAVGPNWLDVEEWKDGAS is encoded by the coding sequence ATGGCCCAAACAGGGAAGCCAGCCGAGAAGACCGCTGCTGGCACCATGTATCTGCTCGACACTCACGGCTTGATTTATCAGATGTTTTATGGTGTCGGGCCGATGACAGCCCCGGATGGCCGGCCAACGAATGCTGTCTTCGGAGTCACGCGGACTTTGATCCGTTTCTATGAACAAGGGGCGGACTACCTACTGGCGGCGATGGACAGCGCGGAGCCGACCTTCCGCGAGGCGATCGACCCGAATTACAAAGCCCATCGTCCTCCCCCTCCGCCGGATTTACTGCTCCAGGAACCGATCATCTATCAGATTCTGGAAGCAATGCATATTCCTCAACTGCGCTATCCGGGCTATGAGGCCGATGACATTCTGGCGACAGTAGCCACCCAGGCGCAGGAGCGGGGTTTGCATGTGTTCCTCTGTACCGCCGACAAAGATTGCCGCCAGTTGATCAGCGAGCATATTCAGATTCTGCATCTGCGCCGCAAAGGGGAAGAAGAGATCATCGATGCCGCCACTCTGGAGAGGGAATGGGGCATCCGTCCGGAACAGGTGATCGACTATCTGGCTTTGACAGGAGACCCCTCGGATAACGTGCCGGGAGTTCCCGGTGTCGGCCCGAAGACAGCGGCGCGGTGGTTGCAGCAGTTCGGCACTCTGGAAAACATCCTCGCCCATCTGGACGAACTGCCCGGCAGTCCCAAGTTGCGGGCGGCTTTGCGCCAGGCAGCCGAAGATGGCACCCTTCAGCGCAGCCGCCAGTTGGTGACGCTGGATCGCCACGTTCCTTTACAATGCGACTGGGCGCAGTGGCGGCGCCAGCGCTGGGATTATCCCCGCCTGCTGGATATTTTTCACGAGTTGGGGTTCCGTACCTTGGCCGAACGGGTCCGTAAGATGCTGGCCGCGGAAGCCAGCGCAGCTTCATCCCCCGCAGCGGCCTCTGCCTCCCCGCCCGCCGGCAGGACCCAACCTGTTCTCTTCGAGACCCCGGCGACGGAAGACACCCCGCGCCCCTCGCCAGCAGCCTCCTCGGCATCTGGAAAAAAGACCACTAAACGTGCACATCGTCAAACCGCCGCAGCCTCGCAAGGCGAATTGTTCCCCGAAGCGGAGGAACTCCCCCCGCCGATCCCTGGCGACACCTGGAGCTACGCCGACTATCACCTGGTGCACACGCCGCAGCAATTCCAGCGCTTTCTGCGTCTGTTGCGCTCGCAAAGCCGCTTCGCCCTTGACCTGGAAACCCGCGGGCTGGACCCCCTCAGCGATCCGATCGTGGGGTACGCCATCTGCTGGCAGGCGGGGCAGGCCTATTATCTGCCCGTGCAGGCCCCTCCCGGCGAAGCCCATCTTCCTGCCGACAAGGTGCGCGAAGCCCTGCGGCCCATCCTGGAAGACCCCGCCATCGCCAAGGTTAACCACAATATCAAGTTCGATCTGGAAGTGCTCTGGGCGAATGGCGTCCGTCTGGCGGGCATCGCAGGCGACTCTATGCTCGCTCATTATCTGTTACAACCCGGTGCGCGCAGCCACGGCCTGGATGAACTGAGCGAACAGTACCTGCACCATCGCAACATTCCCCTGAGTGCTCTGATCCACACCGGAGGGAAGAAATCGGGCAAGCCCCCCACACTGGACCGCGTCCCGGCGGCCCAAGTCCGGGATTACGCCTGCGAAGATGCCGATGCCGCCTGGCGGCTCACGGAACTGCTGGAAGGCCAATTGCGCCAGCAGGGGTTGGACCGCCTCTACACCGAGCTGGAAATCCCCCTCATCACCGTCTTGGCCGATATGGAACTGACAGGCATCTGCCTGGACGTTCCCTTTTTGCAGTCGCTCAGCGTGGCGATGGCCGAGGAGTTGGCTCAATTGGAAGCGGAAATTCACCAACTCGCGGGGCACTCTTTCTCGATCAACTCGCTGCGGGAGCTGCAGAAAGTTCTTTACGAAGAGTTGAAGCTGCCGGTGTACCGCCGCACAGGGATTAAGAACGAACCAAGTACAGATCAGGAGACACTGGAGCGATTGGCAGCGGAAGGACACGTGCTGCCGAAAAAGCTCATCGAGTACCGGCAACTGGCGAAGCTCAAGAACACGTATGTGGATGTGCTGCCGCAATTGGTGCATCCGCGCACGGGGCGTATTCACACTTCGTTCCATCAAACGGCGACCGAAACGGGCCGGCTCAGCTCCAGCGACCCCAATGTGCAGAACATTCCGGCACGGAGCGAGCGGGGCGCTCAACTCCGCAAGGCGTTTCTACCCCGGCCTGGCTGGCAGCTCATCAGTGCCGACTACTCCCAGATCGAATTACGCCTGCTGGCCCATTTCAGCGGTGATCCGACCCTGCGCCGGGCCTTCGCCGAAGGATTGGACGTTCACGCCGCCGTGGCTGCCGAAATTTTCCACGTCCCGATCGAGCAGGTCAGCAAGCAGCAGCGGGCGATGGCCAAGACGGTCAACTTCGGCGTCATCTACGGCATGAGCGCTGCCGGACTGTCCAACCGCTTGAGTATTCCGCGGGAGCAAGCTCAGGCCTTCATCGACGCTTACTTCCAGCGCTATCCGCGCGTCCTGGAGTATCAGAAGCGCGTGCTGGAACAGGCCCACACGACGGGAACAGTCACCACGTTGCTCGGCCGCAAACGGCATTTTCACCCGGATGCTATCCGGCCCGATTCGGACTATCGTCAGCGGTCGCCGGCGGAGCGGGAAGCGATCAATATGCCGATCCAGGGCACGGCGGCTGACCTGCTCAAGACGGCCATGGTGGCGGTGTACCGCCAGTTGCAGGAGCGCGGCTGGCAGGCCAAACTGCTGCTGACGGTGCACGATGAACTGGTTTTGGAAGCGCCGCCCCAGGAGGTACCGGCAGTGGCCGAGATGGTCCGGCATCAGATGAGCACCGCCCTGCCCCTGGAGGTACCGCTGCAAGTGGATGTGGCCGTCGGGCCGAATTGGCTGGATGTGGAGGAATGGAAGGATGGAGCATCCTGA
- a CDS encoding RpnC/YadD family protein encodes MAGEYDTVTRILLEHCAQDWLAALAPQLHLTPPIEPEKLDPALATIQRFPDRVFRLRYPQNHLLHLEIQSSWESDLPQRMLEYNVFLRGQRRLPVRSVVLLLHRRVEPPASCGLLEYRDIQGQVYLRFEYDVVRVWELPGEALLEGPLGAAMLGLLTESVRERVEEWTRRFIRRVEREVADRERATALLDGAYILLGLLYDGVEIARWFAEAQGMKESSTYRRILDEGRVEGQVLALQENVLLVYRERFGEVPGEVEAKVRGVGDVERLRGMLLSLLRVQRPEELQW; translated from the coding sequence ATGGCCGGCGAGTACGACACGGTGACCCGCATCCTCCTCGAACACTGTGCCCAGGACTGGCTCGCCGCCCTCGCCCCCCAACTCCACCTCACCCCGCCCATCGAACCCGAAAAACTCGATCCCGCCCTCGCCACCATCCAACGCTTCCCCGACAGAGTCTTCCGCCTCCGATACCCCCAAAACCACCTCCTCCATCTCGAAATCCAGTCCAGTTGGGAATCCGACCTCCCCCAGCGAATGCTGGAGTACAACGTCTTTCTGCGGGGTCAGCGACGCCTGCCGGTTCGCAGTGTGGTGCTGTTGCTCCATCGCCGGGTGGAACCCCCCGCCTCCTGCGGCCTCCTCGAATATCGGGACATTCAGGGGCAGGTGTATTTGCGGTTCGAGTATGATGTGGTGCGGGTGTGGGAGTTGCCGGGGGAGGCGTTGTTGGAGGGTCCGTTGGGGGCGGCGATGTTGGGGCTGCTGACGGAGTCGGTACGGGAGCGGGTGGAGGAGTGGACGCGGCGGTTCATTCGGCGGGTGGAGCGGGAGGTGGCGGATCGGGAGCGGGCGACGGCGTTGTTGGACGGGGCTTACATTTTGTTGGGTTTGTTGTATGATGGGGTGGAGATAGCCCGGTGGTTTGCGGAGGCTCAAGGGATGAAAGAGTCATCGACCTATCGGCGGATTTTGGACGAAGGCCGGGTGGAGGGTCAGGTGTTGGCGTTGCAGGAGAATGTGTTGTTGGTGTATCGAGAGCGATTTGGGGAGGTGCCGGGGGAAGTGGAGGCGAAGGTGCGGGGTGTGGGGGACGTGGAGCGGTTGCGGGGGATGTTGTTGTCCTTGTTGCGGGTGCAACGTCCCGAAGAGCTACAGTGGTGA